Proteins encoded within one genomic window of Humulus lupulus chromosome 1, drHumLupu1.1, whole genome shotgun sequence:
- the LOC133791822 gene encoding N-terminal acetyltransferase B complex catalytic subunit NAA20 isoform X3, whose protein sequence is MTTIRRFCCNDLLRFASVNFDHLTETFNMSFYMTYLARWPDYFHVAEAPGNRVMGYIMGKVEGQGESWHGHVTAVTVAPEYRRQQLAKKLMNLLEDISDKIDKGYFVDLFVRASNTPAIKMYEKLGYVIYRRVLRYYSGEEDGLDMRKALSRDVEKKSIIPLKRPVTPDELDSG, encoded by the exons ATGACGACGATTCGCAGATTTTGCTGCAATGATCTTCTCCGATTCGCCTCTGTAAATTTCGATCATCTCACTGAAACG TTCAACATGTCCTTCTACATGACCTATTTGGCAAGGTGGCCTGATTACTTTCATGTCGCAGAAGCGCCTGGAAACCGAGTAATGGGTTACA TTATGGGAAAAGTTGAAGGGCAAGGTGAATCTTGGCATGGTCATGTAACTGCTGTAACTGTTGCTCCAGAGTACCGCAGGCAACAATTAGCGAAGAAACTCATGAACCTGCTTGAGGACATCAGTGACAAGAT TGATAAAGGTTATTTTGTGGATCTTTTTGTACGAGCATCAAACACACCAGCAATAAAGATGTATGAAAAG CTTGGATATGTGATCTATAGAAGGGTGCTACGTTATTATTCAGGGGAAGAAGATGGGTTAG ATATGAGGAAAGCTTTATCACGTGATGTTGAGAAGAAGTCTATTATCCCTCTTAAACGACCTGTTACGCCAGACGAATTAGA TTCCGGATAG
- the LOC133791822 gene encoding N-terminal acetyltransferase B complex catalytic subunit NAA20 isoform X2, with protein sequence MTTIRRFCCNDLLRFASVNFDHLTETFNMSFYMTYLARWPDYFHVAEAPGNRVMGYIMGKVEGQGESWHGHVTAVTVAPEYRRQQLAKKLMNLLEDISDKIDKGYFVDLFVRASNTPAIKMYEKLGYVIYRRVLRYYSGEEDGLDMRKALSRDVEKKSIIPLKRPVTPDELEYD encoded by the exons ATGACGACGATTCGCAGATTTTGCTGCAATGATCTTCTCCGATTCGCCTCTGTAAATTTCGATCATCTCACTGAAACG TTCAACATGTCCTTCTACATGACCTATTTGGCAAGGTGGCCTGATTACTTTCATGTCGCAGAAGCGCCTGGAAACCGAGTAATGGGTTACA TTATGGGAAAAGTTGAAGGGCAAGGTGAATCTTGGCATGGTCATGTAACTGCTGTAACTGTTGCTCCAGAGTACCGCAGGCAACAATTAGCGAAGAAACTCATGAACCTGCTTGAGGACATCAGTGACAAGAT TGATAAAGGTTATTTTGTGGATCTTTTTGTACGAGCATCAAACACACCAGCAATAAAGATGTATGAAAAG CTTGGATATGTGATCTATAGAAGGGTGCTACGTTATTATTCAGGGGAAGAAGATGGGTTAG ATATGAGGAAAGCTTTATCACGTGATGTTGAGAAGAAGTCTATTATCCCTCTTAAACGACCTGTTACGCCAGACGAATTAGAGTATGATTGA